One part of the Dehalococcoidales bacterium genome encodes these proteins:
- the selA gene encoding L-seryl-tRNA(Sec) selenium transferase: protein MNSEFRNLPGVDQVVSHEQLQEFQESFQHALLVDVVREDLEKARRSITEGNRCPTIEEIVASVSGRLRALANPGLRPVINASGVLLHTNLGRAPLSPEAARAMTPVATSYSNLEFDLEQGRRSSRHVHVENILCQLTGAEAALVVNNNAAGVLLGLSALAKRKEVVVSRGQAVEIGGSFRIPDVMRQSGARLVEVGTTNCTYAADYEQAVTPRTAALMRVHSSNFRVVGFVHEVSLEEVVAVGEHNGITVLDDLGSGCFLDTTVYGLDPEPMVQQSVAAGVGLTFFSADKLVGGPQAGIIVGKRQFIDKLKKHPLARAARIDKIRLAALVATLVHYIKDEATEKIPVWRMIAAPLDEIDRRAGQWARVMGNLADVRDGETMVGGGSLPGGTLPTRLVAIRTGKGSHSPQALSRMLRSRETPVVGRVNDDILLLDPRSVLPEEDNAVLEALHSLVEELK, encoded by the coding sequence ATGAACAGCGAATTTCGTAATCTCCCCGGTGTCGACCAGGTAGTCTCCCACGAGCAACTCCAGGAGTTTCAGGAGAGCTTTCAACATGCCTTGTTGGTGGATGTCGTTCGGGAAGATTTGGAAAAAGCCCGGCGCTCCATTACCGAAGGCAATCGTTGCCCGACAATCGAAGAAATCGTTGCTTCTGTTTCCGGACGACTGCGTGCCCTGGCAAATCCCGGTCTGCGCCCCGTGATAAATGCCAGCGGAGTGCTTCTGCACACCAACCTGGGAAGAGCGCCGCTCAGCCCGGAAGCAGCACGGGCAATGACCCCGGTGGCTACCAGCTACAGCAACCTTGAATTCGACCTTGAACAAGGGCGTAGAAGCTCCCGACACGTACACGTGGAGAATATCCTCTGCCAGCTTACCGGTGCCGAAGCGGCACTGGTGGTCAACAACAACGCTGCCGGAGTGCTGCTGGGTCTTTCCGCCCTGGCGAAGAGGAAAGAGGTGGTTGTCTCCCGGGGACAGGCGGTTGAGATTGGCGGCAGCTTTCGCATACCCGACGTTATGCGGCAGAGCGGGGCCAGGCTTGTTGAAGTGGGCACAACCAATTGCACCTACGCTGCCGACTACGAACAGGCCGTCACTCCGCGTACCGCAGCGTTGATGCGTGTCCATTCCAGCAATTTCCGGGTGGTCGGATTCGTCCATGAGGTAAGCCTTGAGGAAGTGGTGGCTGTCGGTGAGCACAATGGCATTACGGTTCTTGATGACCTGGGCAGCGGCTGTTTTCTGGACACGACCGTGTACGGACTTGACCCTGAGCCAATGGTACAGCAGAGTGTTGCCGCCGGAGTAGGGCTGACCTTCTTCTCCGCAGACAAGCTGGTGGGCGGACCGCAGGCGGGCATTATTGTCGGCAAGCGTCAGTTCATCGATAAACTCAAGAAGCATCCACTGGCCAGGGCGGCGAGGATTGACAAGATAAGGCTGGCGGCCCTGGTTGCTACGCTGGTACATTACATAAAGGACGAAGCCACGGAGAAGATACCGGTCTGGCGGATGATTGCCGCTCCCCTGGATGAGATTGACCGGCGGGCAGGGCAGTGGGCCCGTGTTATGGGGAATTTGGCCGATGTGAGGGACGGGGAGACAATGGTTGGCGGAGGCAGTCTTCCCGGTGGTACCCTGCCCACCAGGCTGGTGGCTATCCGTACGGGAAAGGGCAGTCACTCGCCACAGGCGCTGAGCAGAATGCTGCGTAGCCGGGAGACACCGGTTGTCGGGCGTGTTAATGACGACATACTACTGCTCGACCCGCGCTCCGTGCTGCCGGAAGAGGATAACGCCGTACTCGAAGCACTGCATAGCCTGGTCGAAGAACTGAAATAG
- the selB gene encoding selenocysteine-specific translation elongation factor, with protein MFVLGTAGHIDHGKSVLVNALTGIDPDRLEEEKARGMTIDLGFAWMKLPSGREVGIVDVPGHERFVKNMLAGVGGIDLALLVIAANESVMPQTREHLAILDLLAISRGIAVITKKDLVDDEWLDLVRMEVEELLEPTSLSQSPVVVVSALTGEGLPELTTTIDRMLEESVPRKETDRARLPIDRVFTMSGAGTVVTGTLIEGSLSVGDEVEVVPSGVKSRLRGLQMHRSRIETAQPGSRVAANLVGITTSQLQRGDVLARPGWLKPTTMLSARFRLLDYVRRPLRHNAKLSFFTGASEAVVKVRLLEADELKPGEVAWVQLLLDRPVAAVNGDHFIIRSTTDTLGGGRITDAHARRLRRFRPNVIDGLITREEGSVDDIVLALLGARQPATPSVISEQSGLPPGEVGPSIEALIGRGEVVRIGPGENDVLFTPSGWDGMEEKAVALVRDYHNRYPTRPGIPRVELGKKLALQVHSQAILGKLIEQGAVVEEGLNIRLSGHQAQLTPAQQGRVDVFLKSLSENPYTPPGDLVPEPDVLNLLIEKQEVVKVAEGVVFSTDTYNDMVAKVTAHIMAQDKVTLAEVRDMFRTSRKYAQALLEYLDSKRVTRRVGDERVLY; from the coding sequence ATGTTCGTACTGGGCACCGCGGGACACATAGACCACGGTAAGTCGGTACTGGTGAATGCCCTGACCGGGATTGACCCTGACCGGTTGGAAGAAGAAAAAGCGCGGGGCATGACAATCGACCTCGGCTTTGCCTGGATGAAACTGCCCAGTGGTCGAGAGGTCGGCATCGTCGATGTTCCCGGGCACGAGCGTTTCGTGAAGAATATGCTCGCCGGCGTGGGCGGGATAGACTTGGCTCTACTGGTTATCGCCGCCAATGAAAGCGTAATGCCCCAGACCAGGGAACACCTGGCAATCCTTGACCTCCTGGCAATCTCGAGAGGAATCGCCGTCATCACCAAGAAGGACCTGGTGGATGACGAATGGCTCGACTTGGTGCGGATGGAGGTTGAGGAGCTGCTGGAACCGACTTCCCTGTCGCAGTCACCTGTTGTCGTGGTATCGGCCCTCACCGGTGAAGGTCTGCCGGAGCTTACGACCACAATCGACAGGATGCTGGAAGAGAGCGTACCGAGAAAGGAGACTGACCGGGCCCGTTTGCCGATAGACCGGGTATTTACCATGTCCGGCGCAGGTACGGTTGTAACCGGCACGCTGATTGAAGGCTCACTATCCGTAGGGGACGAGGTGGAGGTCGTGCCCTCCGGGGTGAAATCACGGCTGCGCGGACTCCAGATGCACCGGTCACGGATAGAGACTGCCCAGCCCGGGAGCCGGGTTGCTGCCAACCTTGTCGGTATTACCACGTCACAGTTGCAGCGCGGTGATGTACTTGCCCGGCCCGGCTGGCTGAAGCCGACTACCATGCTGAGTGCCCGGTTTCGACTGCTTGACTACGTCCGCCGGCCGCTGAGACACAACGCGAAACTGAGCTTCTTTACCGGAGCCTCTGAAGCAGTCGTCAAGGTCCGCCTCCTCGAAGCGGATGAGCTAAAACCGGGAGAGGTTGCCTGGGTGCAGCTACTGCTGGACAGGCCGGTGGCTGCTGTCAACGGGGACCACTTCATCATCCGCTCAACCACGGATACGCTCGGCGGTGGGAGAATTACCGACGCACACGCCAGGCGACTTCGCCGCTTCCGACCGAACGTTATCGATGGACTTATCACCAGGGAAGAAGGCAGCGTCGACGACATTGTCCTGGCACTGCTCGGGGCAAGGCAGCCGGCAACGCCTTCGGTAATATCGGAGCAGAGCGGGCTGCCTCCGGGGGAGGTCGGACCGTCTATAGAAGCGCTAATCGGACGGGGAGAGGTGGTTAGAATCGGGCCAGGGGAGAACGACGTGCTGTTTACACCATCCGGCTGGGATGGTATGGAGGAAAAAGCAGTGGCCCTGGTTCGGGACTACCATAATAGATATCCAACCCGCCCCGGCATCCCCCGTGTGGAACTGGGTAAAAAGCTTGCGCTGCAGGTACACTCCCAGGCCATCCTGGGGAAGCTGATCGAACAGGGTGCAGTGGTGGAGGAAGGGCTGAATATACGCCTCTCAGGGCACCAGGCACAGCTGACTCCGGCACAACAGGGCAGGGTGGATGTGTTTCTGAAGTCACTCAGTGAGAACCCCTACACGCCCCCCGGCGACCTGGTACCGGAGCCTGACGTTTTAAATCTCCTCATTGAAAAGCAGGAAGTGGTAAAGGTAGCTGAAGGTGTGGTCTTCTCCACGGATACCTACAATGATATGGTGGCAAAGGTAACCGCTCATATCATGGCACAGGACAAAGTGACCCTGGCCGAAGTACGCGATATGTTCCGGACCAGTCGCAAGTATGCCCAGGCCCTCCTGGAATACCTGGATAGCAAAAGGGTTACTCGCCGCGTCGGTGACGAAAGGGTGCTGTACTAA